A stretch of the Planktothricoides raciborskii GIHE-MW2 genome encodes the following:
- a CDS encoding transposase, producing the protein MPRREVIFQAGNYYHVYNRGNNRQLIFFERDNYIYFLRQLRTHLIERGVDIIAYCLMPNHYHLLVYLKNEYFSKLMQAFTLSYAKAINQRYKRVGSLFQGRFQAIHVDREEYLLNLTRYIHLNPVEANLVEKAEDWEFSSYQEYVDLRRGSLPKLDRVELFSADAYRYFLEDVNIENISEHLTFEE; encoded by the coding sequence ATGCCACGTCGCGAAGTTATCTTTCAAGCGGGTAATTATTACCATGTTTATAACCGAGGTAATAACCGTCAGCTAATATTCTTTGAACGAGATAACTATATTTATTTTTTACGTCAGTTAAGAACCCATCTGATTGAGCGCGGCGTGGATATTATTGCGTATTGTTTGATGCCCAATCACTATCATTTATTAGTGTATCTGAAAAATGAGTATTTTTCTAAGCTGATGCAGGCATTTACATTGTCTTATGCTAAGGCGATTAATCAACGGTATAAAAGGGTTGGGTCACTGTTTCAGGGACGGTTTCAGGCAATTCATGTAGATCGAGAAGAATATTTATTGAATCTGACTCGCTATATTCACTTAAATCCCGTTGAGGCGAATTTAGTGGAAAAAGCAGAGGATTGGGAGTTTTCCAGTTATCAAGAATATGTTGATTTGCGTCGGGGTAGTTTGCCGAAATTGGATAGAGTGGAGTTATTTTCAGCGGATGCTTATCGGTATTTTTTAGAAGATGTAAATATAGAGAATATAAGTGAGCATTTAACTTTTGAAGAGTAG
- a CDS encoding serine/threonine-protein kinase produces MTQIWQPVIWQPNQQLDKGKYTITGILGGGGFGSTYTAKDKSGKTFAIKTLNTQQQTNKTIPEFTSLQVNFVNEALRLARCHHPHIVQVYEVVEHQGLMGMVMEYIQGQNLAELLEDNGPMSQQQALKIMEQIGAALTLVHSQELLHRDIKPQNIMLRRSDSSAVLIDFGLARQFAYGQTGTMTNSRTECYAPIEQYKRQGKFGPYTDVYALAATLYYLRTGKNPIPANYQDELKIPLPEPKQHNSQIPAGENAAILKGLELEAAKRPQSVAEWLKLLEDDLSSDKGLDYHRLRDYLKAQEWKAADVETARVMLKVMGVEEEDFWLNFRDNLPGIDRLTVYEILEFSPDQIGGRRGWGANSHLGNFPCTDLRTIDQLWVKYSNGRFGFSVQSRIYRSLLQTGNITDEKFVYPKWQEFINRVGWRKGEERRKREEWLNYSDITFDMKAPSGHLPHLPFLTEVGWTLPTGQGFPILCRVETCGL; encoded by the coding sequence ATGACCCAAATCTGGCAACCCGTCATCTGGCAACCCAACCAGCAACTAGACAAAGGCAAATACACCATCACCGGCATCCTCGGTGGCGGTGGCTTCGGCAGCACCTACACCGCTAAAGACAAAAGCGGCAAAACCTTCGCCATCAAAACCCTCAACACCCAACAACAAACCAACAAAACCATCCCCGAATTTACCAGCCTCCAGGTCAATTTTGTCAACGAAGCATTACGGCTGGCAAGATGTCATCATCCCCACATTGTCCAAGTGTATGAAGTGGTCGAACATCAAGGACTCATGGGCATGGTCATGGAATATATCCAAGGGCAGAACTTAGCGGAACTGCTAGAAGACAATGGCCCCATGTCCCAACAGCAAGCCCTGAAAATTATGGAGCAAATTGGGGCGGCTTTAACTTTGGTACATAGCCAAGAATTATTACACCGGGACATTAAACCCCAAAATATAATGTTGCGCCGTAGTGATAGTAGCGCGGTGTTAATTGACTTTGGGTTAGCCAGACAGTTTGCCTACGGACAAACCGGCACCATGACCAACTCCAGAACCGAGTGTTATGCTCCCATTGAGCAATATAAACGGCAAGGAAAATTCGGTCCCTATACTGATGTCTATGCTTTGGCCGCTACTCTATATTATTTACGGACGGGAAAAAATCCGATACCGGCTAATTATCAAGATGAGTTGAAAATCCCCCTGCCGGAACCGAAACAGCATAATTCGCAAATCCCAGCCGGGGAAAATGCCGCCATCCTCAAAGGCTTGGAGTTAGAAGCAGCAAAACGTCCTCAGTCCGTGGCTGAGTGGTTGAAGTTATTGGAAGACGATTTGAGCTCAGATAAAGGATTGGACTATCATCGCTTGCGAGACTATTTAAAAGCGCAAGAGTGGAAAGCCGCAGACGTGGAAACAGCGCGAGTGATGTTGAAAGTGATGGGCGTAGAAGAAGAAGATTTCTGGCTGAATTTCAGGGATAATCTTCCTGGCATTGACCGGCTCACCGTTTACGAAATATTGGAGTTCAGTCCCGACCAAATAGGGGGACGCAGAGGCTGGGGGGCAAATTCTCATCTGGGCAATTTTCCTTGTACTGACCTGCGAACCATTGACCAATTGTGGGTTAAATACAGCAATGGGCGCTTTGGCTTTTCGGTGCAGAGTCGCATTTATCGAAGTTTGCTTCAAACAGGTAATATAACCGATGAGAAATTCGTCTATCCGAAATGGCAAGAATTTATAAACAGAGTAGGGTGGAGAAAAGGAGAAGAGCGGAGAAAAAGAGAAGAGTGGTTGAATTACAGTGATATTACTTTTGATATGAAAGCCCCTTCCGGTCACCTTCCTCACCTTCCTTTTCTTACTGAGGTCGGTTGGACTTTGCCTACAGGTCAAGGGTTCCCTATCTTATGTCGCGTCGAGACTTGTGGACTTTAA
- a CDS encoding alcohol dehydrogenase catalytic domain-containing protein — MQGLWLENQTLELRQNLPIPEPAPGEALVRVLRAGICNTDLELVRGYYPYNGILGHEFVGVVEQGPENLINQRVVGEINAACGWCRFCQKGQPTHCENRTVLGIVNRNGAFADYLALPVKNLHRVPDNISTDVATFTEPVAAALEIQQQVEIKPGDRVLVVGDGKLGQLVAQTLALTACDLLAIGRHGEKLANLEAEGIQTGFADLVKDRSFDIAVECTGNPEGFAIARRALRPRGTLVLKSTYKGNLTFDASGLVVDEITLIGSRCGPFPQALEILSKNKINVQPLIQARYPLKEAIAAFKHAQTRGVLKVLLDIRELQGT, encoded by the coding sequence ATGCAAGGACTCTGGTTAGAAAATCAAACATTAGAACTGCGGCAAAATCTGCCAATTCCTGAACCTGCACCGGGAGAAGCTTTAGTGCGGGTTTTGCGGGCAGGTATTTGCAATACGGATTTGGAATTGGTCAGAGGCTATTATCCTTACAATGGCATTTTGGGCCACGAATTTGTTGGGGTGGTGGAACAAGGGCCGGAAAATTTGATTAATCAGCGGGTGGTGGGCGAAATTAATGCCGCTTGCGGTTGGTGTCGCTTTTGTCAAAAGGGACAACCGACTCACTGTGAAAATCGCACGGTGTTGGGGATTGTGAATCGGAATGGCGCTTTTGCGGATTATCTGGCTTTGCCAGTCAAAAATTTGCACCGAGTACCGGATAACATTTCCACAGATGTGGCGACTTTTACGGAACCTGTGGCTGCCGCGTTGGAAATTCAGCAGCAAGTGGAGATTAAACCCGGCGATCGCGTGTTGGTGGTCGGGGATGGCAAGTTGGGTCAGTTGGTGGCGCAAACCTTGGCGTTGACTGCTTGCGACTTATTGGCGATCGGGCGTCATGGTGAGAAATTGGCCAACCTGGAAGCGGAAGGAATTCAAACCGGATTTGCGGATTTGGTCAAAGATAGAAGTTTTGATATTGCGGTGGAATGTACTGGCAACCCGGAAGGATTCGCGATCGCCCGTCGCGCTTTACGTCCCAGGGGCACGTTGGTGCTGAAAAGTACCTATAAGGGCAATCTCACCTTTGATGCTTCGGGGTTAGTGGTGGATGAAATTACCCTAATTGGTTCTCGTTGTGGCCCTTTTCCCCAAGCCCTAGAAATCTTATCTAAAAATAAAATTAATGTTCAGCCGTTGATTCAAGCCCGTTATCCCTTAAAAGAAGCGATCGCTGCCTTTAAACACGCCCAAACACGGGGAGTGCTTAAAGTTTTGCTGGATATTAGGGAATTGCAAGGAACCTGA
- the cobA gene encoding uroporphyrinogen-III C-methyltransferase, whose amino-acid sequence MTDKSNRKSDRMYGQVYLVGAGLGNIAYLTRRAEELLKQAEVIIYDALVDEQILQFAPANCQLFHVGKRGGQASWLQTDINRLLVSECQAGKQVVRLKGGDPFIFGRCTAEIMALQEAGCCFEVVPGISSALAAPELAAIPLTDPVLSRSFTVLTGHEPADLNWEIFSQLETLVILMGTQQLPEIIHQLLRHDRSPKTPIAIIQAGGTPKQTVWTGTLGDILETTRGLSLSPAVIAIGEVVGLRDYLCPPGSPGFLNKFAMSDQSLPLAGITILITRAAGQNNEFRDRLEEFGAIVAEMPALEIGPPSSWQELDRAIANLDSYHWLILTSTNGVDYFFDRLLTQGKDTRHLAGIKIAVVGKKTAASLKQRGLQADFIPPNFVADSLVAEFPESVAGKNILFPRVETGGREVLVAEFTAAGANVTEVAAYQSGCPKKIDPAVANLLLQRQVDVITFASSKTVQYFCQLLTQELASNQNLNQDQQTDYPQTKKDQNLDNLLSDVLSNVYFASIGPQTSQTCIKLLGRVDIEAEEYTLDGLTQTIVKWASHRDKQIN is encoded by the coding sequence ATGACGGATAAAAGTAACCGAAAAAGTGACCGAATGTATGGCCAAGTTTATTTGGTAGGTGCCGGACTGGGAAACATTGCTTACCTAACTCGACGGGCTGAGGAATTGCTCAAACAGGCCGAAGTGATTATTTATGATGCTCTGGTAGACGAACAAATTTTGCAATTTGCCCCGGCAAATTGTCAACTTTTCCATGTGGGAAAACGCGGTGGACAAGCGAGTTGGCTACAAACAGACATCAATAGATTACTCGTGTCAGAATGTCAGGCGGGAAAACAGGTAGTCCGCCTCAAAGGGGGAGATCCGTTTATTTTTGGTCGTTGTACGGCGGAAATTATGGCCTTACAGGAAGCGGGTTGCTGCTTTGAAGTGGTGCCGGGAATTTCTTCCGCTTTAGCCGCCCCAGAATTAGCTGCCATTCCTTTAACGGATCCGGTTCTGAGTCGCAGTTTTACCGTATTGACTGGTCACGAACCCGCCGATTTAAATTGGGAAATCTTTTCTCAGCTAGAAACTTTGGTGATCTTAATGGGAACCCAACAATTACCGGAAATTATCCACCAATTACTCCGGCACGATCGCAGCCCCAAAACTCCCATTGCCATTATTCAGGCTGGGGGCACTCCCAAACAAACTGTATGGACGGGTACTTTAGGAGATATTCTAGAAACAACTCGCGGTTTGTCCCTTTCTCCCGCAGTCATTGCGATCGGCGAAGTGGTGGGGCTGCGAGATTATTTGTGTCCACCGGGTAGCCCGGGCTTCCTAAATAAATTTGCCATGTCCGATCAGTCTCTCCCTCTTGCCGGAATCACTATTTTAATCACTCGTGCTGCCGGACAAAATAATGAATTTCGCGATCGCCTAGAAGAATTCGGGGCGATCGTCGCCGAAATGCCTGCCCTAGAAATTGGTCCACCGTCCAGTTGGCAAGAACTAGATCGGGCGATCGCCAACCTAGACAGCTACCACTGGTTAATCCTCACCTCCACCAATGGCGTAGACTATTTCTTTGACAGACTACTGACCCAAGGCAAAGATACTCGTCACTTAGCCGGAATTAAAATAGCCGTCGTTGGCAAAAAAACCGCCGCCAGTCTGAAACAAAGGGGTTTGCAAGCAGATTTTATTCCCCCCAACTTTGTTGCCGACTCCTTAGTCGCAGAATTTCCCGAATCGGTTGCTGGCAAAAATATCTTATTTCCCCGCGTCGAAACCGGGGGACGAGAAGTGCTCGTGGCCGAATTTACTGCTGCTGGTGCCAACGTCACCGAAGTCGCCGCCTATCAGTCCGGTTGTCCCAAAAAAATAGACCCTGCCGTTGCTAACTTACTGTTACAACGCCAGGTAGATGTAATTACTTTTGCCAGTTCCAAAACCGTACAATATTTCTGTCAGCTATTAACCCAAGAACTAGCATCTAATCAAAACTTGAATCAAGACCAGCAAACCGATTACCCACAAACCAAAAAAGACCAAAACCTGGACAATTTGTTATCAGATGTATTATCTAATGTTTACTTTGCCTCTATTGGCCCGCAAACTTCTCAAACCTGTATCAAACTGCTGGGCAGAGTAGACATAGAGGCGGAAGAATACACCCTAGACGGGCTAACCCAAACCATTGTCAAATGGGCATCTCACCGCGACAAACAGATTAATTAA
- a CDS encoding KGGVGR-motif variant AAA ATPase: MIPSDIRLYTWVDVEEVLLRKQKQNDWPNWLVWARTYWDGLTMGIRPGTQAEAQNWLSEIYDPRFRNKSQSDSLDSYIILESVADNQRILSIFLEETEEAPPTPRLTPSLSRPGVLWPPSENIEPPAIMPLDFPPVVAFHSFKGGVGRTTHAIALAKALTAKKQKVLLVDGDLEAPGISWLFERRLPNPPVSFADFLALVHGDPSPHAETAIQLVSDRLQDAFIDGIFILPSFRSTSGFSSLEIRPEHLIQGSQNAFLLTDILASLGKSLGVDVVLVDLRAGLSELATGLILDPRVYRIFVTTLTGQSIAGTVRVLELIGERSPSTREEDPLPALIFSQVPEDKKLSDLVIEPEQKLLEAARPFLGEDGDILRVITPFADSLLVLPPSWEEVMNKLERSGMVDAVIPLLDWLPSQSGESLQESLSSFKSQRQLIKELAEKLVYAETAEIDNFLATIPLKKLCSDHRRQLPITVVVGAKGSGKTYTFMQIVRRENWEKFVQETGAKVQNNALIAPVLASKNLEDNAKKIVENVQKKNAKKLKFDRPQYSNDIRDDIRKNLTQNLHEGQWRECWLDVMAWGVGFQPKQAGAGRELADHLFQEKQQLIVVIDGLEDLFQNFDNDENQQKALRALLQEVPEWLGQQPGRPWGIIIFVRRDIVLAAVRQNAAQMMARYQPYALKWNREEALRLVAWVTKKAISNFNINLDKLQDMSEEEITDTLVPLWGKKLGGEKSKDARSVQFVLAALSDFNGQIQSRDLVRFLKIAADKSMNDNRWQDRILIPKAIRDALPECSQRKIEEIEIENTALKNIFTKLRDLAEANRKIPFTREAAQLSIEEIKTLLDNGVLIQEEDDYYMPEIFRYGLNFGLTGRARPRVLSLARRAGQSY, translated from the coding sequence ATGATTCCATCAGATATTCGTCTTTATACTTGGGTTGACGTAGAAGAAGTTTTACTGCGGAAACAAAAGCAAAATGACTGGCCAAACTGGTTGGTTTGGGCGCGAACCTACTGGGACGGGTTAACGATGGGAATTCGTCCGGGAACTCAAGCAGAAGCCCAAAATTGGCTGAGTGAAATCTACGATCCTCGCTTCCGAAATAAGTCTCAGTCGGACAGTCTAGATAGTTATATTATTTTAGAAAGTGTTGCTGATAATCAACGGATTTTGTCGATTTTTTTGGAGGAAACCGAGGAAGCCCCCCCAACTCCTAGACTTACTCCCAGTTTATCCAGACCGGGTGTGCTTTGGCCTCCCAGTGAAAATATCGAACCTCCGGCTATTATGCCATTAGATTTTCCCCCAGTGGTGGCATTTCATTCTTTTAAAGGTGGGGTGGGACGGACTACTCATGCGATCGCTTTAGCAAAAGCTTTAACCGCGAAAAAACAAAAAGTTCTGTTAGTTGATGGGGATTTAGAAGCACCGGGAATTAGTTGGTTATTTGAGCGAAGATTGCCCAATCCCCCGGTTTCTTTTGCGGACTTTTTAGCCCTGGTTCATGGCGATCCATCTCCCCATGCTGAAACCGCCATACAATTAGTGAGCGATCGCCTGCAAGATGCATTCATTGACGGGATATTTATCCTGCCCTCATTTCGGTCTACTTCAGGATTTAGCTCGTTAGAAATTAGACCAGAACATCTGATCCAAGGTTCTCAAAATGCGTTTCTATTGACCGATATTTTAGCCAGTCTGGGAAAATCTCTAGGGGTCGATGTGGTGTTAGTAGACTTGCGGGCTGGACTCTCAGAATTAGCCACAGGTTTAATTTTAGATCCGCGAGTTTATCGGATATTTGTTACTACCTTGACCGGACAATCCATCGCCGGAACGGTGAGAGTTTTAGAATTGATTGGGGAGCGATCGCCTTCCACCAGAGAAGAAGACCCATTACCCGCCTTAATTTTCAGCCAAGTTCCTGAAGATAAAAAATTAAGCGATTTGGTCATAGAACCTGAACAAAAACTGCTGGAAGCAGCCAGACCATTTTTAGGAGAAGATGGGGATATTCTGAGAGTAATTACCCCCTTTGCTGATAGTTTGCTGGTTTTACCTCCTAGTTGGGAAGAGGTGATGAATAAGCTGGAGCGATCGGGGATGGTGGATGCAGTAATTCCCCTGTTGGATTGGTTGCCTAGTCAAAGTGGTGAATCGCTCCAAGAAAGTCTTTCTAGTTTTAAATCCCAACGACAACTGATTAAAGAATTGGCGGAAAAATTAGTTTATGCCGAGACAGCAGAAATCGATAATTTTTTAGCTACAATTCCTTTAAAAAAATTGTGTTCAGACCATCGAAGACAACTCCCTATTACAGTAGTTGTTGGAGCTAAAGGTTCAGGAAAAACTTATACATTTATGCAAATCGTTCGCAGGGAAAACTGGGAAAAATTTGTGCAGGAAACTGGGGCGAAAGTGCAAAATAATGCCTTAATAGCTCCTGTGTTAGCCTCAAAAAATTTAGAGGATAATGCTAAAAAAATAGTTGAGAATGTGCAGAAAAAAAATGCTAAAAAATTAAAATTTGACCGGCCTCAATACTCTAACGATATTCGAGATGATATTAGAAAAAATCTGACCCAAAACCTCCATGAAGGGCAGTGGCGAGAATGTTGGCTAGATGTCATGGCTTGGGGGGTTGGTTTTCAACCTAAGCAAGCCGGGGCTGGGCGAGAATTAGCCGACCATTTATTTCAAGAAAAACAGCAGCTTATTGTCGTCATTGATGGGCTAGAAGACTTATTTCAGAACTTTGATAATGACGAAAATCAACAAAAAGCTTTACGGGCTTTACTTCAAGAAGTACCGGAATGGTTAGGACAACAGCCCGGTCGTCCTTGGGGAATAATTATTTTTGTCCGGCGAGATATTGTCTTGGCGGCGGTGCGTCAAAATGCCGCTCAGATGATGGCTCGTTATCAGCCTTATGCTTTAAAATGGAATCGGGAAGAAGCACTTAGATTAGTGGCTTGGGTGACAAAAAAAGCCATTTCTAATTTTAACATTAATCTTGACAAACTGCAAGATATGAGTGAGGAGGAAATCACCGATACTTTAGTCCCACTGTGGGGGAAAAAATTGGGGGGTGAAAAATCTAAAGACGCTCGTTCTGTGCAATTTGTCCTGGCTGCTCTTTCTGATTTCAATGGTCAAATTCAATCGCGAGATTTGGTCAGATTTTTAAAGATAGCCGCCGATAAATCTATGAATGATAATCGGTGGCAGGATCGAATTCTCATTCCTAAAGCAATTCGGGATGCTTTACCGGAATGTAGTCAGCGGAAAATCGAAGAAATTGAGATAGAAAATACTGCCTTAAAAAATATTTTTACTAAATTACGGGACTTGGCAGAGGCTAATCGGAAAATTCCTTTTACCCGCGAAGCTGCTCAGTTATCGATTGAGGAAATTAAAACCTTATTAGATAATGGCGTATTGATTCAAGAAGAAGATGATTATTATATGCCGGAAATATTCCGTTACGGGTTAAATTTTGGACTGACAGGCAGGGCTCGTCCGCGTGTTTTATCTCTGGCTCGCCGTGCGGGACAGAGTTATTAA
- a CDS encoding Uma2 family endonuclease: protein MIAARDEERYFTPEEYFSWEETQLEKHELIDGRVYAMGGGTRNHSDIAGNFLAIIKPHLRGSGCKTYNSDCRVNILNTRNYTYPDLSVTCDPRDNSSAQYITYPCLIVEVLSDSTEAYDRGKKFEKYRQNPNLVDYVLVSSDEMAVDIYHKNDAGEWVILSYREGDRVELKSIDLSVAIEQFYEEIVFEPQPDVV from the coding sequence ATTATAGCAGCACGAGATGAGGAGCGGTACTTTACACCTGAAGAGTATTTTAGTTGGGAAGAGACGCAGCTAGAAAAACACGAACTGATCGATGGTCGGGTTTATGCGATGGGTGGTGGGACTAGAAATCACAGCGATATCGCGGGAAACTTTTTAGCGATAATCAAGCCCCATCTGCGGGGCAGTGGTTGTAAAACATACAATTCTGACTGTCGCGTAAATATCCTCAATACTCGCAACTATACCTATCCTGATTTAAGCGTTACTTGCGATCCGCGAGATAATTCTAGCGCCCAATATATTACTTATCCCTGTTTGATTGTTGAGGTTTTATCCGATAGTACCGAGGCTTACGATCGCGGCAAGAAATTTGAAAAATATCGGCAAAATCCTAATCTGGTTGATTATGTGTTGGTGAGTTCTGATGAGATGGCGGTGGATATCTATCATAAAAATGATGCGGGTGAATGGGTGATTCTTAGCTATCGAGAAGGCGATCGCGTGGAGTTGAAAAGTATTGATTTGAGTGTGGCGATCGAGCAATTCTATGAGGAGATCGTTTTCGAGCCTCAGCCTGATGTGGTTTAG
- a CDS encoding permease, with protein sequence MQVAPFWREQWKPLALIVGIFLLSYLMPVEALQKSQRLQNAFWEALYLLRWYAQEHVLLCLIPSFFIAGAIAIFISQDGVMKYLGDKANPFLAYGVASVSGTILAVCSCTVLPLFAGIYRMGAGLGPAIAFLYSGPAINVLAIILTARILGLQLGIARGIGAIAFSVVIGFAMHLIFRDEEPPKIKAKTLLSDSETSRPLWQTAVFFAVMVGILVFANWAKPETNLGIWATIYGLKWWITGLLGIALAAIACQWLHLNSGKVILITIVTAILSWQFQNQPLIPFSVAIVGLSWLTSINQAEAGEWFNTSWDYAKQILPLLLFGVLIAGALLGRPGHEGLIPSEWVVQAVGGNSIFANFFAAIAGAFMYFATLTEVPIVQGLIGSGMGQGPALALLLAGPALSLPSMLVIRSIMGTKKTIVFVALVVIMATISGLIYGSIFA encoded by the coding sequence ATGCAAGTTGCACCATTTTGGCGAGAACAATGGAAACCTCTTGCCCTAATTGTGGGCATATTTTTACTTTCTTATTTGATGCCGGTGGAAGCGTTGCAAAAGTCCCAACGCCTGCAAAATGCCTTTTGGGAAGCCCTATATCTACTGCGCTGGTATGCCCAAGAGCACGTTTTATTATGTCTCATTCCTTCTTTTTTTATTGCCGGGGCGATCGCGATTTTTATCAGCCAAGATGGGGTGATGAAATATCTGGGCGATAAAGCCAATCCGTTTCTCGCTTATGGGGTTGCCTCGGTATCCGGGACAATTTTAGCGGTCTGTTCCTGCACCGTATTGCCCTTATTTGCGGGAATTTACCGCATGGGGGCGGGTTTGGGGCCGGCGATCGCCTTTCTTTATTCCGGTCCAGCAATTAACGTCCTCGCCATCATCCTCACCGCCCGGATATTAGGTCTGCAATTAGGAATCGCCAGGGGTATTGGGGCGATCGCCTTTAGCGTCGTCATTGGTTTCGCCATGCATTTGATTTTCCGTGACGAAGAACCGCCGAAAATCAAGGCCAAAACCCTGTTATCCGACTCAGAAACCAGCCGTCCCCTCTGGCAAACTGCCGTATTTTTTGCCGTTATGGTGGGTATCTTGGTTTTTGCTAACTGGGCAAAACCGGAAACAAATCTCGGAATTTGGGCAACCATTTATGGGCTGAAATGGTGGATTACCGGACTATTAGGCATTGCTTTAGCGGCAATTGCTTGCCAGTGGTTGCATCTCAACTCTGGCAAAGTTATCCTCATTACCATCGTCACCGCGATACTTTCTTGGCAATTCCAAAATCAACCCCTCATACCCTTTTCTGTTGCGATCGTTGGTCTATCGTGGCTAACCAGTATCAACCAAGCAGAAGCGGGAGAATGGTTTAACACTTCTTGGGACTATGCCAAACAAATCTTACCCCTATTATTATTTGGCGTATTAATTGCCGGGGCTTTGCTTGGTCGTCCCGGTCACGAAGGCTTAATCCCATCAGAATGGGTGGTACAAGCAGTGGGCGGTAATTCAATATTTGCCAACTTTTTTGCCGCGATCGCTGGTGCTTTTATGTACTTCGCCACCTTAACCGAAGTGCCCATTGTCCAAGGATTAATTGGCAGTGGCATGGGTCAAGGCCCTGCTTTAGCTTTACTATTAGCTGGCCCCGCTTTATCCCTGCCCAGTATGTTAGTAATTAGAAGTATTATGGGCACGAAAAAAACCATTGTTTTTGTGGCCTTAGTTGTGATCATGGCCACCATCAGCGGCTTAATTTATGGGTCAATATTTGCCTAG
- a CDS encoding thioredoxin family protein: MSAIKVEVLGTGCKKCQQLEANAKEAIAALNLEAEVVHIKDPMQIVERGVMKTPALVVNDTLVSQGQVATPEQIKKYLTV, encoded by the coding sequence ATGAGTGCCATTAAAGTAGAAGTCTTAGGAACGGGTTGCAAGAAGTGCCAGCAATTAGAAGCTAACGCGAAAGAGGCGATCGCTGCCCTAAATTTAGAAGCAGAAGTGGTTCACATTAAAGACCCGATGCAAATTGTGGAACGCGGAGTAATGAAAACCCCCGCTTTAGTAGTCAATGACACCCTGGTAAGTCAGGGTCAAGTTGCCACCCCAGAACAAATTAAAAAGTATCTCACCGTTTAA
- a CDS encoding heavy metal-responsive transcriptional regulator, with amino-acid sequence MFQIGQVSQRLGLNPQTVYFYERIGLIPSPQRTEAGYRLFSPQDVERLGFIVRAKSFGLTLDEIKEILTLKDGRSLTCQAMYERLHQKVQDIEAKILSLQRLRDELLPLVDRCQANLDPINQTKECIVFEQPEEDS; translated from the coding sequence ATGTTCCAAATTGGTCAAGTTTCCCAACGTTTGGGGCTTAATCCGCAAACGGTCTATTTTTATGAACGAATTGGCTTGATTCCCTCCCCGCAACGCACAGAAGCGGGTTATCGCCTTTTTAGTCCGCAGGATGTGGAACGCCTGGGTTTTATTGTTCGCGCCAAGTCTTTCGGTCTAACTCTGGATGAAATTAAGGAAATTCTGACTTTAAAAGATGGGCGATCGCTCACCTGTCAGGCAATGTATGAACGACTTCACCAAAAAGTTCAGGACATTGAAGCAAAAATTCTCTCTCTCCAACGGTTGCGAGATGAACTCCTGCCTCTAGTCGATCGCTGTCAGGCTAATCTCGATCCAATCAATCAAACCAAAGAATGTATCGTCTTTGAACAACCCGAAGAAGATTCTTAG
- a CDS encoding universal stress protein, with protein MKTILICTDGSPFAETSYRYGAYVANRLKAQGAAVDVLCVTDINSQQVVSKGNFCRSIGIDASENLLNCLVELEHEKAKFTHHQAKLILQTALRTLKAEGINRINPIYKTGFLLDCLDEFEQDFDLIVLGKRGENASFASGNLGANLEKIVRNSRKPCLVTPLKYQPIERLLLAYDGSKNGQKMLEFIKASPLFQGLELHLVTVAKSLLDRPIMKHRLNQAAKLLQEAEFAPVAHLLEGEPEKAIANYIREKNISLLIMGAYGHNRIRHLVIGSTTDQILKTSNIPVFLFR; from the coding sequence ATGAAAACTATTTTGATTTGCACCGATGGATCGCCCTTTGCCGAAACCAGCTATCGGTATGGGGCTTATGTAGCTAACCGGCTAAAAGCACAAGGGGCAGCAGTTGATGTATTATGCGTCACCGATATTAACAGTCAACAAGTAGTCTCTAAGGGAAACTTTTGCCGCAGTATTGGCATTGATGCTTCAGAAAATTTACTAAATTGTTTGGTTGAGTTGGAACATGAAAAAGCAAAATTCACCCACCACCAAGCGAAATTGATTTTACAAACCGCTTTGCGGACTCTGAAAGCCGAAGGAATTAACCGAATTAACCCGATATATAAAACAGGTTTCTTATTAGATTGCTTAGATGAATTTGAGCAAGACTTTGATTTAATTGTCCTAGGGAAACGCGGTGAAAATGCTAGTTTTGCATCGGGTAATTTAGGGGCTAATCTAGAAAAAATTGTTCGCAATAGCCGCAAACCTTGCCTGGTTACTCCCCTAAAATATCAGCCAATTGAACGATTACTTTTAGCCTACGATGGCAGTAAAAATGGCCAAAAAATGCTGGAATTTATCAAGGCATCTCCCTTGTTTCAAGGATTAGAATTGCATCTGGTGACAGTGGCGAAAAGTTTGCTCGATCGCCCAATAATGAAGCACCGACTAAATCAAGCAGCAAAATTATTACAAGAGGCGGAATTTGCCCCCGTTGCTCACTTGCTAGAGGGGGAACCAGAAAAGGCGATCGCCAACTATATTAGGGAAAAAAATATCAGTCTATTAATCATGGGCGCTTACGGCCATAATCGGATTCGCCATTTAGTCATTGGCAGCACTACCGACCAAATTTTGAAAACTAGCAATATTCCGGTATTCTTATTCCGTTAG